The Streptomyces bacillaris sequence CACCGCTTCGACCCGCACACCCCACTGGAGGAGACGATGGGCGCGCTGGCGTCCGCCGTCCAGCAGGGCAAGGCGCTGTACGTCGGTGTCTCCTCGTACAACGCGGAGCAGACGGCGGAGGCGGCCGGGCTGCTGCGGGAGATGGGCGTCCCGGCCCTGATCCACCAGCCGTCCTACTCCATGATCAACCGCTGGATCGAGGACGACGGCCTGCTCGACACCCTGGAGGCGGCCGGCATGGGCTGCATCTCCTTCGTGCCGCTCGCGCAGGGTCTGCTCACGAACAAGTACCTGAAGGGCATCCCGGAGGGCTCGCGCGCCACCCAGGGCAAGTCGCTCGACCCGGGGCTGCTCTCGGACGAGGTCCTGCGCCGGCTGCGCGGCCTGAACGACATCGCCCAGGGCCGGGGCCAGTCGCTCGCCCAGCTGGCCATCGCGTGGGTGCTGCGCGACAGCCGGATGACGTCGGCGCTGATCGGCGCGTCGAGCGTGAAGCAGCTGGAGGAGAACGTGGCGGCGCTGGCGGGGCCCGCGCTGACGGCCGAGGAGCTGAAGGAGATCGACGCCTTCGCCGTGGACACCGAGGGCACCAACATCTGGGCGAAGCGCGGCTGACGGGACGCCTTCTCCGACTGGACGTTGACGGCGGGTCAGGGGGTTCGTGCGGCGGTCCGGGAGACCCCGGTGGGGCGGTCCGGGAGGCTTCTGCGCGGCGGGCCCGTACCGGCCGAAAGAAAACGGGCCGGTCCGTGGGGGGATACGGACCGGCCCGAGGGGGGGGTTTCCACCATAACCCTTCGTAAGTCCCCCGGGGTGCCGCGCCGCGCCACAACTACTCTCCGGGTTCGCGGGACTCCGCAACGGCCCGGGACAGCGCCCTGTGACCGGCGCTCGGGGGCCCGGATTCGTCCCCGGTATCGAGGGGGTGTCCCAGGGCGCGGCCTTGACGCCGGGGCCTGCCGCTGTTCGCCACCGCTCGTCGCTGCTCGTCGTTGCGGACGGTTTCCGACCTGAAGGGGCTCTAGGTTCGGCCCATGACACCCCCGACGCCCCCGGCACGCCCTCGATCCCGTACGAGCACGAGCGCCGGTCCGCCGAGCACACGGACCGGTCCGCACCCGACCGCGACAGTGAGCTGGCGGGCGGCGAACGCGCGGCGGCTGGCCCGCCAGCATCTGCGGACCCCGGCACCGGACATCTCCCCCGCCGATGTGGTGGGCACGGTGCTCGGCGCACACGCCCAGGTGCTGTCGGCGGCCGAACTCTCGGTGGGGCTGCGCGGCAAGGACCTCACCCGCACGGACGTGCGTACGGCGTTGTGGGCCGAGGACCCGGCCCGCCGGACCCTGGTCAAGACGTTCGGGCCACGCGGCACGGTCCATCTGCTGCCCGCGGCGGAGCTGCCCCTGTGGACCGGCGCGCTCTCCGCCGTACCGGCGGGCCCGAACCCGTTCGCCACGGGCGCCCGGATGACCCCGGAGCAGGTGGAGGAGGTCGTGGCGGCGATCGGGGAGGCGCTGACCGGGGCGGAGCTGACCGTCGACGAGCTGTCGGACGAGGTCGTCGCCAGGACCGGGCCGTGGGCCGGGGACCTGGTGGTGCCGGGCTTCCAGCAGATGTGGCCGCGCTGGCGGCAGGTCCTGCACCTGGCGGGCCACCGGGGCGCGCTGGCCTACGCCCCGAACCGGGGCCGCAGAGCGACGTACACGAACCCCGGCTGCACCCCGCTGCCCGGCCCGGAGGCGCAGGCGGCCCTGGCCGAGCGGTACCTGTACGCGTACGGCCCGGCGACCCCGGCCCACTTCGCCCGCTGGCTGGCCGCCCCCAGGCAGTGGGCGGCCGGGCTGTTCGCCTCGCTGGCCGGTTCCGGGGCGATCGAGGAGGTCGCCTTCGAGGGCGTCGGCCCCGCCTGGGTGGTGGCGGGTGACACGGACTTCCCGGCCGAGCCGGTACGGGGAGTGCGCCTGCTCCCCTACTTCGACGCGTTCACCATCGCCTCGTACCCCCGCGAGCGGCTCTTCCCGGGCCGGGCGTCCGAGCGGGCGCTCAGCCCCACCGGGCAGGCGGGGAACCACCCGGTGCTGCTGGTGGACGGGGAGGTCGCGGGCGTCTGGCACCAGCGCCGTTCGGGGCGGCGGATCGCGGTGACGGTGGAGCCGCTGGGGGGACGGGGAGCGCTGTCGGGGGCGCGGCTGCGGGAGCTGGAGGAGGAGGTGGAGCGGGTGGGCGCGGTCATGGAGGGGCGGGCGGAGCTGACGGTGGGGGTGGTGAGGGTGGGGCCGCATGCGTAGGCCTTCAGGCTGAGACCCGCGCGCGTGGAGAGGGTTGCGGCTGCCCGGGGCGGTGGGCCCGGCCCGGTGGGGTCGGCTCAGTGACGGTGGTGGAAGCGGACCGCCACCGTGTCCCCCGCCGTGACCACGAAGTCGCCCTCCTCGCACCGGATGACGGCCTCATGGACCTCGCCGTTGCCGTCCCTGCGCTCCAGCGTGCCGACGACCGTCCAGGCGCCCTCGTACGGCACCGGCGGCAGCTGGGTCAGCGGGGCGTGCTGCCACTGGCTCGCCGGTACGCACCAGTCGGGCAGCAGCGGCCAGGTGCCGGGGGTGATGCGTAACGTCCAGTCGGAGGTGCAGGTCAGCAGGACGGACTGGTCCCCCGCGATCACGAACTCCACGGCCTCCGGCTCGCCCGCGGGCCCCTCGGGCCGGTAGAAGACCCCGTGCACGGCGGTGATCCGGGAACCCGTGAGCCAGTCGGCGTTGCCGCCCCGGGTGCGCCCGGCCGGTCCGCCGCCGCACTCGCCGCTCTCCACCGTCATGGCCCGCTCCCTCTCCGTCCCACCGTGCCTGCCGCTGCCGCTGTTCTCGCTGTTCCCGCCGAGCTGTTCCTGCTGCTCGCGCTCCTCCTGTCGAGTAGGACGACGGCCCGCGCGATCGCGTTGCCTGTGGGGCAAGGCTGAACTGGCGTCCGGGGTAAGCGCGTTGACCTTTTCGGCCTGCCGCCTGCTACACCTGCTCCCTACGTCACAGAGGCTTGCGGGCCTCGATCAGGAAGCGCGCGGTATGGGCGATGAACGGCCCGTCCTCCTCGATCCTCCGGTGCAGGGCGGCCAGTTGGGGACGGTACTGCTCGACGGTGAAGCCGGGCACCATCCAGATCACCTTGCGGAGGAAGTAGACGACCGCCCCGATGTCGAAGAACTCGGTGCGCAACCGCTCGGCCCGCAGGCCGACGACGTCCAGCCCGGCGGCCTCGGCGGCGGCGCGGGCGTCCTCGGGGTCGCGGGCGCGGCGCACCTCGGGCGGCTGCGGGCCGAGGAAGTACTCGACGAGTTCGAAGACGCTGGCCGGTCCGACCTGCTGGGAGAAGTACGTGCCTCCGGGGGCGAGCACCCGGGCGATCTCCTCCCACCAGGTGGTCACCGGATGCCGGCTCACCACCAGGTCGAAGGCCGCGTCCCCGAAGGGCAGCGGCGGCTCGTCCGCGTCCGCGACGACGACGGCGCCCAGGGGGTGCAGCCGGGCGGTGGCCCGGGCGATGTTCGGCGGCCAGGACTCGGTGGCCACGGTGAGGGGCGGGAGGACCGGCGCGGCGGCCAGCACTTCACCGCCCCCGGTCTGGATGTCGAGCGCGGCCCGGGCACCGGCGAGCCGGTCGGCCATGGCGCGGGCGTACCCCCAGGAGGGGCGCTGCTCGGTGGCCCGCCCGTCCAGCCAGGAGAAGTCCCAGCCGTCCACGGAGACGGCGTCGGCCTCGGCGACGAGGGCCTCGAAGCGGTCGCGGGAGGCCGGGGAGGCGAAGGAGAGGGGCGGGGTGTGCGGGGCGGGCGGGGTGGGGGACGGAGGGGGCTGTTCGGACATACGGGGATCGTGTCAGGCGGGGGCGGGAGGCGCGACCGGATTCTGTGGCGCCTGCGGGTGGCCCGGATGGGGCGGCGGGTACTGGGCGGCGGGTGCTGGGCGCCGGGTGGGCAGCATGGGCCGGGGCTCCCGTCGGGGCCGTACGGAAGAGCCCGTGGTTCAGGCCGCCAGGGCACCCAGGAGCAGGCCGGTCAGCGCCCCCGCGATCATGAACGGGCCGAACGGGATGCCGGTCCTGCGCCCCGCCCGGCGCAGCAGGACGAGCCCGAGTCCGTACGCCGCGCCGAACAGGAACCCGGCGAACCCGCCCAGGAACAGCACCGCCCAGCCGTACCAGCCGAGGGCGACGCCCAGGGCGAGGGCCAGCTTCACATCGCCGAAGCCCATGCCGTTCGGGTTGATGAGGAAGAGCAGGAGGTAGAAGCCGCCGAGCACCGCCCCGCCGAGCAGCGCGGAGGTCCAGGACCCGGCGTGTCCGGGGAGCAGGGCGGCCCCGCCGAGCACCAGGACGGTGGCGGCGGCGAGGGGCAGGGTGAGGGGGTCGGGCAGCCGGTGGACCCGGCGGTCGACGGTGGCCAGGAGGACCGCGACGGGCGCCAGCAGCAACCACCCGGTCAGCTCGGGCCGGGCCCCCGTGGCTGCGGCGAGCGCGAGGCAGGCGAGGACGGTGGTGAGGGGGGCGAGGGTGCCGGGGGCGTAGGGGACGGGGGGTCCGGTGGGCGCAGAAACCCACGGGGCGGGAGGTCCGGGGAGTGGCTGCGGCTCGGAGGCTTCGGGAGGTGCGGAAGCCTGCGGCACGGGGGCCCCAGGGGGTGGCTGCGGCGCGGGGGCTTCCAGAGGCTCCGGTACGGGGGGCTCGGCGGGTGGCGGGACGGAGGGGCCCGGAGGCTCCGGTACGGGGGCGGCGTGCTCGTCTCCGTACCGTACGGGTGTCCGCGCACGCGAGCCGCAGGGGGCGCAGCGGGCCGGGCCGAGCCAGCCGCCGAACGGTCCGGTGAACGGGTGCCCGGCGGGACACGTGGTGCGCCAGGGTTCCTCGGGCTCGACGGCGAACCGGTACGCGGCGCGCGGGATCAGCCATCCGGTGGCTCCACCCCAGACAGCGGCGACGGCGAGCAGCGCGAGGTACACAGGACGACCCTAATCGGCGGCGCGGGAAAGGGGCTTGGGCCCTGGGACCCACTCCGGACCGCTCCTGATCGTTCAGTCCGTTCCTGACCTGGGTGCGGGCGCCGGGCGCTACGGTCTGGGGCCATGAGAACGCGGAGATGGCGGGACGGCGACGGGACGCTGACGGTCGACGGGGGCCCGGAGGCCCGGCGGGTGCCGCTGCGGATAGCGGCCTCGTACCGGACCAGGGCCCGGGGGCTGCTCGGGCGGGACGGGATCGACGGCGCGTTGCTGATCACCCCGTGCGCGAGCGTGCACACCTTCCGGATGCGGTTCGCGATCGATGTGGCTTACCTGGACCGGCAGTTCACCGTACTGGCGGTCCGGACGATGAAGCCCGGCCGCCTGGGCCTCCCCCGTCTGCGGGCCCGCCATGTGGTGGAGGCGGAGGCGGGGGCGATGGAGCGGTGGGGGGTACGGCCGGGGGTCCGGGTCCGGCTGCGGGCGGCGGGAACGTCCTGGGGGCGGGAGGAGTCCGGGGCACCTTGGAGGCGGGACGGGTCCGGGGCGTTCTAGGGCAGGCATCGGACGTGCCGGTCAGCGGCGCGACACCGTCGGCGTCCGGTCTGTCGGCCGCCGGTCAGCCAGCGGCCGGTCAACCAGCGGCCGGTCAACCGGTGTCCGCACGCGGGGTGGCTGCCTAGGGCGGGCCCGCGCCGAGCAGGGTCCAGGCCCCGAAAGCGGCCGACGCGCAGGCGAGCACGGCGAGGACGATGACGGCGGGGGCGGTGAGGGCTGCGGCTTGCGCGGACCCGGTAAGCGCCGAGGGCTGCGCGGGCGCGGTGAGCGCCGGGGGCTGCGCGGGGGCGTCAGGCGGCGGAGGCACCTCGCGATCCGCGCCCGCCATGGGCCCGGGGGCCTCCGCGCGCAACCCGCCCCGCGCGCCCCACCCGCCTCGCAGCCGGGCCAGGGCGACGGCCGGGGGCAGGAGGAGCGGGAAGGCGGGCATCATCAGGCGGGGCCGGGAGCCGAAGTAGCCGGCGCCGATGAGCGAGATGACGACGATCGCGACGGTGTAGACGAGGACGGGCAGCGGCTGCCGCTGCCGTACGCAGAGCACCACCAGCCACCCGAGCAGCCCGAGCGCCGCGCAGAGCCCCAGGGCGGCGGGCAGCGGCAGCCCGGCGATGAAGGCGGCGAGCGCGCGTCCGCCGTCGATGTTGTTGCCCCACTGCGCCTGGACCTCGAAGTACGCGAACGGGCTGCCCTCGCGCACGGCGACGAACACCACGTACGCCAGCCAGCCCAGCGGTGCGAGCGCCACCCCCGCGAGCATCCGGGCGTTGCGGCGGAGCAGCGGGCCCGTACGGCCACCGGCGCGGAACTCCCGTACGAGAGTGGCGGCGGCCGTGATCGCCAGGGCCGCGATCAGGGCGGCGGCCGAGGGCCGGGTGAGCCCGGCGAGCACGCAGAGCGCCCCCGCCGGCAGCCAGCGGCCCCTGAGCACGGCGTACAGCGCCCAGGCGGCCAGGGCGGTGAAGAGCGTCTCCGTGTACGCCATCGACTGGACGAACGCCGTCGGGTACACGCCCCAGAGTGCGGCCAGCACCACCCCCGTACGCCGTCCGTGCAGCTGCGCCCCCACGGCGTAGATGCCCCACGCGGCGAGCAGCCCGGCCGTCCAGGCGACCAGGAGTCCGGCGCCGCCGAGGGTGAGCGGGGTCACCTCGGAGATCCCGCGCTCCAGGGCGGGGAGGAGGGGGAAGAAGGCCAGGTCGGAGTGGAGGGCGCCGTCGGGGAGGGTGACGGTGTGGCCGTACCCGTTCTCGGCGACGCGCTGGTACCAGACGGAGTCCCAGCGTCCGCTGAGCCGCACCACGGGGTCCTTGCCGGAGGCGTGGGCCGCCACCCAGAGGACCAGGAGGCCCAGGGCCCGGACGGCGGCGTAGACCGCGAGCGCGGGCGCGGCGGCCCGGAGTGCAGCGGCCGTGCGGGGGCCGGGGCCTCGGGGGGCCGGGGCCGGGGCCGCAGCCGGGGCGGGGGCGCCAGGCATCCGGGTGCGGAGGTGGTGATCGGACATACGGCCGATTATGTCGTCCGTCTCGGACATTCCCGACCACTCCACCCCCGCCCCCCGCCCCCTCCATGGCCCTCCGCCGCCCACAGGCTGGGGACGGCGCTCCCGAACACCTTCCACGGCGAGATCGTGACGGCGTCCATCACCGTCAGCTGCGGATGCCCGGCGGCGATCTCCTCCCGTACGGCGACGGCGTCCGGCCAGGAGTCGAGGTACGCGGAGCCCTCGATGACGACGCCGTCCCAGTCGGTACCGGCCGTCACGCCGCTCCGGTCGACGACGAAGCCGATGCAGAGCACGGACGCCCGGCCGACGGTCCGCCGGATGGCGCTCACCGCCCGTTCCCGCTCCACCGGCGGCAGCTCCCCCACGGAGAACTCGACGGCGACCACACCGCCGCGCGCCCGCCGTATGCGCACCAGCAGATCGGGACCCCCGTCCACCCACAGCAGGAACCCGACCTCCTGAAGTCTTTGCAGATCGGAAAGAGAGAGGAGCTGCTCGCGCGTCACCGGTGAGCGAGCCCCGCACGAGGGGAGGTCCAGACTGACGAGTACGGTACGCCCGGTCACCGGATGCACCGGACGGAGACCCTCTGCCTCCAGGTCACCCAGGAGTGTCGCGGCATCCAGCCGGGTCCAGCCCAGGTGGTACGAGTAGAAGAACCCGGCACCCATCAACGCCACACCCCCATCACAGCCCGAGCCTATTAATTCGCTCACGCAAACACAAGGGCGGGCGGTCACCGTCATGGCCGAGCGTAGCGAGCGGCACCGGGCAGGGGCGTGGGTCCACGGGCCCACCGGCGGCCCAAAGAGCGGGGCGGAGGGAGCCCCGAAGTCAAAGCGGCGCGCCGACGAACCCCCGCCGAACCCGGGTCCGCCCCCCGTACCGAACCCGGACCGAGCGGACACATGACACCGGCACAACACCCCTCGGGCCCACCGCACTTGGGCCCGCCGCCGGGGCCGGTTTTGGGCCCGGTTCTGGGGCCGGGGGCCCGCGCCGGGACCGTACTCACGCCGTACGCTCACGGCCACAACAGGCGCGGGCACAGGCACAGTTCGGGACGGGAGGACAGACCGTGGGCGGTGGCGGGGACGGCGGCTGGGAGGACGGCAGGGGCGCGGGCCGCATACCGTCGGGACGCCGGGGCGCGGGGGGCTCCGGCGCTCCGGCATTCAGCCAACCGGGCGGCCGTTTCCTCGCGTTGACGCGGAGCTGGGCCGCGGGCACGCTGGTCTATGTCGCCGCCGGATTCCTGACGAGCCGGGTTCTTCTCGAACTACTGGGCTCCGGGGCGCGGTTGGAGACGTTCGGCTGGCGGCTGGCCCTGCTGCACATCCCCGCGCTCGCCGTCACCCTCCTCACCGTGCTGGCCGCCGCCCGGCTGCTGTCCGACGAGTACCGGGAGTCCCGCACCCTCTATCTGCTCGCCGCGCTCGCCGTCCCGCTGGCCGGTCTCGCGTACGGCTTCGCGGTGTCGTGGGAGGCGGTGGGGATCGAGGGCGTCCTGATGCCCGTGGTGTCGCTGGCGACGGGCGCGGCTTCGGGGGTGGCCGTCGACCGGCTGCTGGAGGAACGCGCCACCCGGCCGGCGCCCCCGCCGACGTACTCGTACAACTGGCGGGACGGCGGCGCCACCGCGACGGAGTACCTGGGCGTGGTGGTCCTCGTCGTGACGCTGATCGGCGCGATGGCCATGGCCGGGGTCGGCGGGCAGATCGGGGAACGCATCCGCTGCGCGATCAGCTCCCTGGGCGGGGGCGGAGCCGGCGGTTCCTGCGCGGCGGGCGGCGGGGACCCGGAGGCGCGGCCGAGGACGGACGCCGACTACGAACCGAAGATGTGCCAGATCTCGTCCGTCTCGGACACGGCGGGCGGGAAGGTGAAGATCGGCTGGTTCGAGTGGGGCGAGGAGTACGGGTTCCAGCAGAAGGTCTCCCAGGCCAACACCGACGTCAACGGGGACGGGAAGGTCGACGGGAACGACCGGGTCGTCTCCATGACGTTCACCGACGCGGCCTCCGCCGGGGTCACGGCGAGCACCCCGGGCGTGAAGCTCGGGAGCCTCGGCAAGGCGGACGTCGACATCGGCGGCGGCATCAAGATCACGAACGGTGACACCTGGATCTTCGCGAGCGAGGAGGAGGCGCAGAGGATGCGGGACGACATCGCGGAGATGAAGATGTGGGAGACCGCCACCAAGCACGGCGGCGGGTACGGGGGCAACTGGTACTCGGGCATGAAGTGGGCGGAGAAGAAGCAGGACATCGAGCGGAAGATCGGCGACAAGAAGATCTCGTACTCGACGGTCGGCCTCAACGCCTATGCGGACGGCGGTCTTTCGGTCAAGGGCGGCGACGAGGACGAACTCGGCGCGAAGCTGGGCGGCAAGGCCAGGTTGTCGCCCGAGGTGACGATCGCCAGGGACGACGTGAACGGGAACGAGTCGTACACGTACACCGCCAGGCTCGAACTGGAGGGCAGGCTCAGCGGAAGCGCGGGGCCGCTCAAGGGCACGGTGGGCGCCGAGCAGAGCCGTACCGGCGCCATCACCGTCACCCGCGACCAGAAGACCGGGAAGCTCGTCCGCATCGACATGACGCAGACGGTGGAGGACGTCTCGACCTCAGGAAAGGTCGAAGTCGGCGGCGAAAACGGGGAGTCGGGCGCGGACAAGCGGGGCGGCAAGGGCAGCGTGTCCGACGGGTCGGGCGGGACCGGCGTCCAGGTGGTGACGAACTCGCTCGTCTTCGACAAGGAGACGGACGCGAGGACGGAGGCCCAACGGGCGGTGGCGGAGGAGTGGTTGGGCGGCTCCGGCAACAACACGGCTCCGTTCGAGTACCTCTTCGGGGACCGGGGCATGGAGACCCGGCCGACGGGCGACGACCCCTTCGAGCACCTGATGTTCGAGGAGGGCCTGTCCAGCACGATGCGCTACCTCGGGGAGACGGACGCGCAGGACTTCGGCTTCGAGATCTCGCTCGGCATGAGCCTGGGCTTCTCGCTCTCCACCGAGCAGAAGAGTCAGTCGCTGGCGGACGCGCGGTTCCTGGGGGCGCCGCGCGGGGACGGCCGGACGTATCTTCCGTACAGCTACTGCGCGAACTGACGGCGATGAAGGGGCGATCGAGGATGACGAGAGGGCCTTTCGGGGAACGGCGGCTCGCCGGAGGGCGCCGGTTGCGGGGGACGGCCGTCCTGGGCCTGGCCCTCGCGCTCACCCTTCCCCTGACCGGTTGCGGCAGCGGTAGCGGCACCAAGGAGACGGCACGCGTCCCGGAGGGCTGGTCCACCCTGCACACCGACAGCCTGAGCGTCGGCTACCCGAAGGACCAGGGGTACGCGGAGCAGCCGGCGGACGAGCGGAGCAGGAACAACGCGGCGGTGGCCCTGAAGGTGGAGGACGGCATCCGCACGGGCATGGTCTCCGTCCAGCTGGACTTCGCCACCGGCGTGAGCGACGCGGCCGGAGCGGCGGCCGCGGCAGGCGCCGGCATCGGCCTGGGCACCACCCGCAGATCCACGGAGGACATCCGCCTCGCAGGCCCTTCCCCCGCCCGCGAAGCCCGCCGCATCGACTACGACTTCACGGCGGACGGCAAGGAGAACACCCCGAACCGGGGCACCCCGATGACGGGCGTCCTGGTCGCGGGCGTGGACTCGGCCGGCGTCCCGTTCG is a genomic window containing:
- the mgrA gene encoding L-glyceraldehyde 3-phosphate reductase; the encoded protein is MTEYLSPDLFHRAADTRYDAMEYRRSGRSGLKLPALSLGLWHNFGDDRTLDSQRAILRRAFDLGVTHFDLANNYGPPPGSAELNFGKLFAQDFSRYRDELVISTKAGYLMHPGPYGEWGSRKYLLSSLDASLKRMGVEYVDIFYSHRFDPHTPLEETMGALASAVQQGKALYVGVSSYNAEQTAEAAGLLREMGVPALIHQPSYSMINRWIEDDGLLDTLEAAGMGCISFVPLAQGLLTNKYLKGIPEGSRATQGKSLDPGLLSDEVLRRLRGLNDIAQGRGQSLAQLAIAWVLRDSRMTSALIGASSVKQLEENVAALAGPALTAEELKEIDAFAVDTEGTNIWAKRG
- a CDS encoding winged helix DNA-binding domain-containing protein, coding for MSWRAANARRLARQHLRTPAPDISPADVVGTVLGAHAQVLSAAELSVGLRGKDLTRTDVRTALWAEDPARRTLVKTFGPRGTVHLLPAAELPLWTGALSAVPAGPNPFATGARMTPEQVEEVVAAIGEALTGAELTVDELSDEVVARTGPWAGDLVVPGFQQMWPRWRQVLHLAGHRGALAYAPNRGRRATYTNPGCTPLPGPEAQAALAERYLYAYGPATPAHFARWLAAPRQWAAGLFASLAGSGAIEEVAFEGVGPAWVVAGDTDFPAEPVRGVRLLPYFDAFTIASYPRERLFPGRASERALSPTGQAGNHPVLLVDGEVAGVWHQRRSGRRIAVTVEPLGGRGALSGARLRELEEEVERVGAVMEGRAELTVGVVRVGPHA
- a CDS encoding class I SAM-dependent methyltransferase; this translates as MSEQPPPSPTPPAPHTPPLSFASPASRDRFEALVAEADAVSVDGWDFSWLDGRATEQRPSWGYARAMADRLAGARAALDIQTGGGEVLAAAPVLPPLTVATESWPPNIARATARLHPLGAVVVADADEPPLPFGDAAFDLVVSRHPVTTWWEEIARVLAPGGTYFSQQVGPASVFELVEYFLGPQPPEVRRARDPEDARAAAEAAGLDVVGLRAERLRTEFFDIGAVVYFLRKVIWMVPGFTVEQYRPQLAALHRRIEEDGPFIAHTARFLIEARKPL
- a CDS encoding prepilin peptidase, translated to MYLALLAVAAVWGGATGWLIPRAAYRFAVEPEEPWRTTCPAGHPFTGPFGGWLGPARCAPCGSRARTPVRYGDEHAAPVPEPPGPSVPPPAEPPVPEPLEAPAPQPPPGAPVPQASAPPEASEPQPLPGPPAPWVSAPTGPPVPYAPGTLAPLTTVLACLALAAATGARPELTGWLLLAPVAVLLATVDRRVHRLPDPLTLPLAAATVLVLGGAALLPGHAGSWTSALLGGAVLGGFYLLLFLINPNGMGFGDVKLALALGVALGWYGWAVLFLGGFAGFLFGAAYGLGLVLLRRAGRRTGIPFGPFMIAGALTGLLLGALAA
- a CDS encoding DUF192 domain-containing protein, with protein sequence MRTRRWRDGDGTLTVDGGPEARRVPLRIAASYRTRARGLLGRDGIDGALLITPCASVHTFRMRFAIDVAYLDRQFTVLAVRTMKPGRLGLPRLRARHVVEAEAGAMERWGVRPGVRVRLRAAGTSWGREESGAPWRRDGSGAF